Proteins from a genomic interval of Cupriavidus sp. WKF15:
- a CDS encoding MFS transporter, with translation MRGPGQANPGDARQTARLVRLLFVLQCISMGAMEMSGPFWPIHLRAMSSSDAVFGFAGIAVYVGPMLGIVLTSAFWGRIGDRYGHKPMMLRALAGLCLTQLALAWAQDVWTVLVLRFLQGACAGYIAPAQAYGVSIENPLRRGRLFAFLQVSTNVGSLMGAVVGGLILDLATFFWINIVAAALCASCAAAVALCLPAVPPAAAPASDAKATRAARGKDWCTPQVLMLLGTIGLLQMSRMIPQTPFSLYVSSVFDVRNWVVGLCYGSLALGFIVSAAPWARYFERRQPDDTLRRMGVVVAACAALMTLAACTRSIAVFVAVYFLWGLLLGATTPVLTALISRTAGNARQGHLLGMTQSVSQISSIAGISLGGWLSQAAGLQYTYVLVAAAYLMALLPMLVLQRRCGPLLAGRPVDPA, from the coding sequence ATGCGCGGCCCCGGCCAGGCGAATCCGGGCGATGCACGGCAGACTGCGCGGCTGGTGCGGCTGCTGTTCGTGCTGCAATGCATCTCCATGGGCGCGATGGAGATGAGCGGCCCGTTCTGGCCCATCCACCTGCGCGCGATGAGCAGCTCCGACGCTGTGTTCGGCTTCGCCGGCATCGCCGTCTATGTCGGCCCGATGCTCGGCATCGTCCTCACCAGTGCCTTCTGGGGCCGCATTGGCGACCGCTACGGCCACAAGCCGATGATGCTGCGCGCGCTGGCCGGGCTGTGCCTGACGCAGCTGGCGCTGGCCTGGGCACAGGATGTATGGACCGTACTCGTGCTGCGCTTCCTGCAAGGCGCCTGCGCCGGCTACATCGCGCCGGCACAGGCCTACGGCGTCAGTATCGAGAACCCGCTGCGGCGCGGGCGGCTGTTCGCCTTCCTGCAGGTCTCCACCAACGTCGGCTCGCTGATGGGTGCGGTGGTGGGCGGGCTGATCCTGGACCTCGCCACCTTCTTCTGGATCAATATCGTCGCCGCGGCGCTTTGCGCGTCCTGCGCGGCGGCCGTCGCCCTGTGCCTGCCGGCCGTGCCGCCGGCAGCGGCGCCCGCCAGCGACGCGAAGGCTACCCGCGCGGCGCGTGGCAAGGACTGGTGCACGCCGCAGGTACTGATGCTGCTCGGTACCATCGGCCTGCTGCAGATGAGCCGGATGATCCCGCAGACGCCCTTCTCGCTATATGTCAGCTCGGTATTCGACGTTCGCAATTGGGTGGTGGGGCTATGCTACGGTTCGCTGGCGCTGGGCTTCATCGTGTCGGCCGCGCCGTGGGCGCGCTACTTCGAAAGACGGCAGCCAGACGACACGCTGCGCCGCATGGGAGTCGTGGTGGCGGCGTGCGCCGCCCTGATGACGTTGGCCGCGTGCACGCGCAGCATCGCGGTATTTGTCGCGGTGTATTTCCTGTGGGGCCTGCTGCTGGGCGCCACCACGCCGGTACTGACCGCCCTGATTTCCCGCACGGCAGGCAATGCGCGACAGGGCCATCTGCTGGGCATGACCCAGAGCGTGTCGCAGATATCGTCGATTGCCGGCATCTCGCTTGGGGGCTGGCTGAGCCAGGCGGCGGGACTGCAGTACACCTATGTCCTGGTCGCTGCCGCCTATCTGATGGCGCTCCTGCCGATGCTGGTGCTGCAGCGCAGGTGCGGTCCGCTCCTTGCCGGCCGGCCGGTCGACCCGGCATAG
- a CDS encoding DUF779 domain-containing protein yields MPRAHADTADPVPRVVATPAALALIDALRARHGPLMFHQSGGCCDGSAPMCFAAGDLIVGEADVRLGEIGGAPFYMTRAQFEYWQHTRLVIDVVAGAGGMFSLESGTGQRFLTRSELFSDEEAARLAMQPAL; encoded by the coding sequence ATGCCGCGAGCCCACGCCGACACTGCGGATCCCGTGCCCCGCGTCGTCGCCACCCCGGCCGCGCTGGCGCTGATCGACGCGCTGCGCGCGCGGCATGGTCCGCTGATGTTCCACCAGTCCGGCGGCTGCTGCGACGGCAGCGCGCCGATGTGCTTCGCCGCTGGCGACCTGATCGTCGGCGAAGCCGACGTCCGCCTTGGCGAGATCGGCGGCGCGCCGTTCTACATGACGCGCGCGCAGTTCGAGTACTGGCAGCACACGCGACTGGTGATCGATGTCGTGGCGGGCGCGGGCGGCATGTTCTCGCTGGAAAGCGGGACCGGTCAGCGTTTCCTGACGCGCTCGGAACTGTTCAGCGACGAAGAGGCCGCGCGGCTTGCCATGCAGCCTGCCTTGTAG
- the adhP gene encoding alcohol dehydrogenase AdhP, with protein sequence MPAMMKAAVVRAFGAPLTIDEVPVPQPGPGQVQVKIEASGVCHTDLHAADGDWPVKPTLPFIPGHEGVGYVSAVGSGVSRVKEGDRVGIPWLYSACGYCEHCLQGWETLCEKQQNTGYSVNGGYGEYVVADPNYVGLLPDKVGFVEIAPILCAGVTVYKGLKVTDTRPGQWVVISGIGGLGHVAVQYARAMGLRVAAVDIDDTKLELARRLGAEVAVNARDTDPAAWLQKEIGGAHGVLVTAVSPKAFSQAIGMVRRGGTIALNGLPPGDFGTPIFDVVLKGITIRGSIVGTRSDLQESLDFAAHGDVKATVSTAKLEDVNDVLNRLREGRVEGRVVLDLAG encoded by the coding sequence ATGCCAGCGATGATGAAAGCTGCGGTGGTGCGCGCATTCGGCGCGCCGCTCACGATCGATGAAGTACCCGTGCCGCAACCGGGCCCGGGCCAGGTCCAGGTAAAGATCGAGGCCTCCGGCGTCTGCCACACCGACCTGCACGCCGCCGACGGCGACTGGCCGGTCAAACCTACGCTGCCCTTTATTCCCGGCCATGAAGGCGTCGGCTACGTATCTGCCGTGGGCAGCGGCGTCAGCCGCGTGAAGGAAGGCGACCGCGTCGGCATTCCGTGGTTGTACAGCGCCTGCGGCTACTGCGAGCACTGCCTGCAGGGCTGGGAAACCTTGTGCGAAAAGCAGCAGAACACCGGCTATTCCGTCAACGGCGGCTATGGCGAGTATGTCGTGGCCGATCCCAACTACGTGGGCCTGCTGCCCGACAAGGTGGGCTTCGTCGAGATCGCGCCGATCCTGTGCGCCGGCGTCACCGTGTACAAGGGCCTCAAGGTCACCGACACGCGTCCCGGCCAGTGGGTGGTGATCTCGGGCATCGGCGGCCTGGGCCATGTGGCGGTGCAGTATGCCAGGGCCATGGGCCTGCGCGTGGCCGCGGTCGATATCGACGATACCAAGCTCGAGCTGGCCCGCAGGCTGGGCGCGGAGGTGGCGGTCAACGCGCGCGACACGGACCCGGCCGCGTGGCTGCAGAAGGAAATCGGCGGCGCGCATGGCGTGCTGGTCACGGCGGTCTCGCCCAAGGCATTCTCGCAGGCGATCGGCATGGTGCGGCGTGGCGGCACCATCGCGCTCAACGGGTTGCCTCCCGGCGATTTCGGCACGCCGATCTTTGACGTGGTGCTCAAGGGCATCACCATCCGGGGCTCGATTGTCGGCACGCGCAGCGACCTGCAGGAATCGCTCGATTTCGCCGCGCACGGCGACGTGAAGGCCACGGTCTCGACGGCGAAGCTGGAAGACGTCAACGATGTGCTCAACCGGCTGCGCGAAGGCAGGGTCGAGGGCCGCGTGGTGCTCGACCTGGCGGGCTGA
- a CDS encoding IucA/IucC family protein, with protein sequence MLNQQSASPLPNDSTPAGMPDLGFSRRNALRRLVRCLFAEGILDKTRLVLAPHGRHAWFPLWKQQAIVFFDDLEAAPADTFINRGNITLLRADGTRAPLDTHEALIDVLRESFDVEPGDDGIDGLKADMLNSLRNDANVRAHRQGWAEALRRDMAAADAARLTDYLRQQFSTRDAAMLLDQWGALEGHPYYPTWKAKPGLGDDEVLALSPECQARVPVRIAALRADMAYVERMPHVEDSQTWFARQFPSLWRDWKARLNARGLRESDWLPMPIHGWHLEAHVTSAYAKEIADGILIVDGPDLPTLPTMSFRTVLPATPDAAPFIKLPVALWMTSEQRSLQAKSIHMGPRISTLIQRILETEGGFGRMLEIFPEEVAWHYRHAVTQDDAPGKHLSVVFRASVPAFARDDDCLPVTVAALFAQRPDGRGPLFTELVEARTGDATPQDTAQRWFRQYARTVTRPVIAIYLLYGIALEAHQQNTQVLFGADGMAQRLLVRDFGDGRTYAPLLAARGLTLQPYTWPGILPTVFEGEIEPVRTFVIDACFVSHLHELALGLTHRYGFTTPRLWEILREETIAAFDAVRARIEPAFWADERRIFLEDPWPTRSLLRMHMLKYSNYRLQHGLANPLRQAGAA encoded by the coding sequence ATGCTGAATCAACAATCCGCAAGCCCTCTCCCGAACGATTCCACGCCGGCAGGCATGCCCGACCTGGGCTTTTCGCGGCGCAATGCGTTGCGCCGCCTGGTCCGCTGCCTGTTTGCCGAGGGCATCCTCGACAAGACCCGGCTAGTGCTGGCCCCACATGGACGCCATGCATGGTTCCCATTGTGGAAGCAGCAGGCCATCGTATTCTTCGATGACCTCGAGGCAGCGCCCGCCGATACCTTCATCAACCGCGGCAATATCACGCTGCTGCGCGCCGACGGCACGCGTGCGCCACTGGATACACACGAGGCGCTGATCGACGTGCTGCGCGAAAGCTTTGATGTCGAGCCTGGCGATGACGGTATCGATGGCCTGAAGGCTGACATGCTCAACAGCCTGCGCAACGACGCCAATGTCCGCGCGCACCGGCAAGGCTGGGCCGAGGCGCTGCGGCGCGACATGGCCGCGGCGGATGCAGCGCGGCTGACCGACTACTTGCGCCAGCAGTTCAGCACGCGTGATGCCGCCATGCTGCTGGACCAGTGGGGCGCGCTGGAAGGCCACCCCTACTATCCGACCTGGAAGGCCAAGCCCGGGCTCGGCGACGACGAAGTGCTGGCGCTCTCGCCGGAGTGCCAGGCCCGGGTTCCGGTTCGCATTGCCGCGCTGCGCGCCGACATGGCCTATGTGGAGCGCATGCCCCACGTCGAGGACAGCCAGACATGGTTTGCGAGGCAGTTCCCTTCGTTGTGGCGGGACTGGAAGGCAAGGCTGAATGCACGCGGCCTGCGGGAGTCGGACTGGCTGCCCATGCCGATTCACGGCTGGCACCTGGAAGCCCATGTGACATCTGCCTACGCGAAGGAAATTGCCGATGGCATCCTGATCGTGGACGGGCCAGACCTGCCGACGCTGCCGACCATGTCCTTCCGCACCGTGCTGCCGGCCACGCCGGATGCCGCCCCCTTCATCAAGCTGCCCGTGGCGCTGTGGATGACCAGCGAACAGCGCAGCCTGCAGGCGAAGTCGATCCACATGGGGCCGCGCATCAGCACGCTGATCCAGCGCATCCTTGAGACGGAAGGCGGCTTTGGCCGAATGCTGGAGATTTTTCCCGAGGAGGTGGCCTGGCACTATCGGCACGCCGTCACACAGGACGACGCGCCGGGCAAGCACCTGTCCGTGGTATTCCGCGCCAGCGTGCCGGCCTTTGCCCGCGATGACGACTGCCTGCCCGTCACGGTGGCGGCACTGTTCGCGCAACGCCCGGACGGGCGCGGGCCATTGTTCACCGAACTGGTGGAGGCCCGTACCGGCGATGCAACGCCACAGGACACGGCGCAACGCTGGTTCCGCCAGTACGCACGCACCGTGACGCGGCCGGTCATTGCCATCTACCTGCTCTACGGCATTGCGCTGGAAGCGCACCAGCAGAACACGCAAGTCCTGTTTGGCGCCGACGGCATGGCACAGCGCCTGCTGGTGCGCGACTTCGGCGATGGTCGCACCTACGCGCCGCTGCTGGCAGCACGCGGCCTGACGCTGCAGCCCTATACGTGGCCGGGCATCCTGCCCACGGTGTTCGAAGGCGAGATCGAGCCGGTGCGCACGTTCGTGATCGATGCCTGCTTCGTCAGCCACCTGCACGAGCTCGCGCTGGGGCTGACTCACCGCTATGGCTTCACCACACCGCGGCTTTGGGAGATCCTGCGCGAGGAGACCATCGCTGCGTTCGATGCCGTGCGGGCGCGTATCGAGCCGGCATTCTGGGCCGATGAGCGCCGCATCTTCCTTGAAGACCCGTGGCCGACCCGCTCTCTGCTGCGCATGCATATGCTGAAGTACAGCAACTACCGGTTGCAGCACGGGCTGGCCAACCCGTTGCGGCAAGCGGGCGCGGCCTGA
- a CDS encoding lyase, whose translation MAAAASVVCAQGTMPPRIQSYPVPAGSHPHDVAAAPDGTVWYTAQSVGELGRLDPATGKTTRVPLGPGAAPHGVIVGPDGAAWVTDGGQNAILRVDPATHEAKRFPLPSGQANANLNTAVFDTRGHLWFTGQNGVYGELDPASGRMRMFDAPHGRGPYGIAVTPGGDIYFASLAGDYIARIDAASGAAHVIAPPAARSGPRRIWSDSKGVLWVSEWTAGKLAAYDPRTGRWREWTLPGGSPHAYAIYVDEQDKVWLSDWGKNAVLRFDPQTGRFETFASPRPDANVRQMLGRLGEAWAAESGTDHLVVYRFGAGGPK comes from the coding sequence ATGGCGGCCGCTGCCTCCGTAGTCTGTGCCCAGGGCACGATGCCGCCGCGCATCCAAAGCTACCCGGTCCCGGCGGGGTCGCATCCCCACGATGTCGCGGCCGCGCCCGACGGCACGGTGTGGTACACGGCCCAGTCCGTCGGCGAACTCGGGCGGCTGGATCCGGCAACGGGCAAAACCACCAGGGTACCGCTCGGTCCGGGCGCTGCGCCGCATGGCGTGATCGTCGGGCCGGATGGCGCCGCGTGGGTCACGGACGGCGGCCAGAATGCCATCCTGCGGGTCGACCCCGCGACGCATGAGGCGAAGCGTTTCCCACTCCCGTCCGGGCAGGCCAATGCCAACCTGAATACCGCCGTGTTCGATACGCGGGGACACCTCTGGTTCACCGGACAGAACGGCGTCTATGGCGAACTCGATCCGGCCAGCGGGCGCATGCGCATGTTCGACGCGCCCCACGGGCGAGGACCATACGGCATTGCCGTGACGCCGGGTGGCGATATCTATTTTGCTTCGCTGGCCGGTGATTACATTGCCCGCATCGATGCGGCCTCCGGTGCCGCGCATGTCATTGCGCCTCCCGCGGCAAGGTCGGGGCCACGCCGCATCTGGTCGGACTCGAAGGGGGTGCTCTGGGTCAGCGAATGGACCGCCGGCAAGCTGGCGGCCTATGATCCCCGCACCGGCCGCTGGCGGGAATGGACCCTGCCGGGAGGGAGTCCTCATGCCTACGCGATATACGTGGATGAGCAGGACAAGGTATGGCTGAGCGACTGGGGCAAGAACGCCGTCCTGCGCTTCGACCCGCAGACCGGCAGGTTCGAGACCTTCGCCAGTCCGCGACCGGACGCCAATGTGCGTCAGATGCTCGGTCGTCTGGGCGAGGCCTGGGCGGCGGAATCCGGCACGGATCATCTGGTTGTGTATCGTTTCGGCGCGGGTGGGCCAAAATGA
- a CDS encoding sigma-54-dependent Fis family transcriptional regulator, with protein MPRADSQGAARFALSHAASLADAGATDSDRPGLIARAHARSAEFGLDERLLPEYQPLGARALHALVDSNRALYCHALPVMETLHAQIANTDSMVLLTDRAGVILHSLGDSEFAARARRVALAPGESWSELSKGTNAIGTALAEARPTVIHAGEHFLRANHQLTCSCTPIIGPGGETLGALDVSGDQRGFHKHTMALVRMSAQMIENHLFANHYTDAVLVRFHARPEFVGTLFEGMAAFAPDGSFLGANRSALFQFGLPPDQLMAGGFGGLFGQPVARAMQARGQAAGHLQTLALPSRVQVFARIEYLPSAAPAPSASAPDTPAALPPALARLDTGDARVAAVLRRVHKVSGRDIPILVHGRTGTGKEWLARAIHAVSPRSGGPFVAVNCAAIPESLIEAELFGYEDGAFTGARRHGSTGKVTQADGGTLFLDEIGDMPLAQQVRLMRVLQERAVTPLGGSRAVAVDVRIVCATHRDLRAMIAAGTFREDLYYRINALMVTLPALSERSDLQVLVARTLSMQQAEAGPQCPQRVSDAVMARLRAHAWPGNLRQMANVLRTAAIMAEGEDEIRCEHLPEEFADEIANEIDDEIANEIAAPVPATDAVALPRPSAQGRMRDWEAGLIRQALARHGGNVSLVARELGVSRNTIYRRLRGAP; from the coding sequence ATGCCTCGTGCCGACAGCCAGGGCGCTGCCCGTTTTGCCCTTTCCCATGCCGCATCGCTGGCCGATGCCGGCGCAACGGACAGCGACCGCCCCGGACTGATCGCACGCGCGCACGCCCGCTCGGCGGAATTCGGCCTGGACGAGCGCCTGCTGCCCGAATACCAGCCACTCGGCGCGCGCGCGCTGCACGCGCTGGTTGACAGCAATCGCGCCCTGTACTGCCACGCCTTGCCGGTCATGGAGACGCTGCACGCACAGATTGCCAATACCGACAGCATGGTGCTGCTCACGGACCGCGCGGGGGTGATCCTGCATAGCCTGGGTGACAGCGAGTTCGCCGCCCGGGCCCGGCGCGTGGCGCTGGCGCCGGGCGAATCGTGGTCCGAACTGAGCAAGGGCACCAATGCCATCGGGACGGCGCTGGCCGAGGCCCGGCCCACGGTGATCCATGCCGGCGAGCATTTCCTGCGTGCCAACCACCAGCTCACCTGCTCGTGCACGCCGATCATCGGGCCCGGCGGCGAGACCCTGGGCGCGCTTGACGTGAGCGGTGACCAGCGCGGCTTCCACAAGCACACCATGGCGCTCGTGCGCATGTCCGCGCAGATGATCGAGAACCACCTGTTCGCCAACCACTACACCGATGCCGTGCTGGTGCGTTTCCATGCGCGCCCGGAATTCGTCGGCACGCTGTTCGAGGGGATGGCGGCCTTCGCGCCGGATGGCAGCTTCCTTGGCGCCAACCGCAGTGCGCTGTTCCAGTTCGGCCTGCCTCCCGACCAGCTGATGGCTGGCGGCTTTGGCGGGCTGTTCGGGCAGCCGGTGGCGCGTGCCATGCAGGCGCGCGGCCAGGCCGCAGGGCACCTGCAGACCCTGGCGCTGCCGAGCCGCGTGCAGGTGTTCGCCCGTATCGAATACCTGCCGTCGGCCGCGCCCGCGCCTTCCGCGTCGGCACCGGACACCCCGGCCGCATTGCCGCCTGCGCTGGCGAGGCTCGACACCGGCGATGCGCGCGTGGCCGCCGTCCTGCGCCGCGTGCACAAGGTCAGCGGACGCGATATCCCGATCCTCGTGCACGGCCGCACCGGGACCGGCAAGGAGTGGCTCGCGCGGGCCATTCATGCGGTATCGCCGCGCAGCGGCGGCCCGTTCGTGGCGGTGAACTGCGCGGCGATCCCGGAATCGCTGATCGAGGCCGAGCTGTTCGGCTACGAGGACGGCGCCTTTACCGGCGCGCGCCGTCACGGCAGCACGGGCAAGGTGACGCAGGCCGACGGCGGCACGCTGTTCCTGGATGAAATCGGCGACATGCCGCTGGCGCAGCAGGTGCGCCTGATGCGCGTGCTGCAGGAACGCGCGGTCACGCCGCTCGGCGGCTCGCGTGCGGTCGCGGTGGATGTCCGCATCGTATGTGCCACGCACCGCGACCTGCGCGCGATGATCGCGGCAGGCACCTTCCGCGAAGACCTCTACTACCGCATCAACGCGCTCATGGTCACGCTGCCGGCCCTGAGCGAGCGCAGCGACCTGCAGGTGCTGGTGGCGCGCACCCTGTCGATGCAGCAGGCCGAAGCCGGGCCGCAGTGTCCGCAGCGCGTGTCCGACGCGGTCATGGCGCGCCTGCGCGCGCATGCATGGCCAGGCAACCTGCGCCAGATGGCCAACGTGCTGCGCACGGCGGCGATCATGGCGGAGGGCGAGGATGAGATCCGCTGCGAGCACCTGCCCGAGGAATTCGCCGACGAGATCGCCAACGAGATTGACGACGAGATTGCCAACGAGATCGCGGCACCCGTGCCGGCCACGGACGCGGTTGCGTTGCCACGGCCGTCCGCGCAAGGACGCATGCGCGACTGGGAGGCCGGCCTGATCCGCCAGGCGCTGGCGCGCCATGGCGGCAACGTCAGCCTGGTAGCGCGCGAGCTGGGCGTGTCGCGCAATACCATCTACCGGCGCCTGCGCGGCGCGCCGTAG
- a CDS encoding NAD/NADP-dependent octopine/nopaline dehydrogenase family protein, protein MSAPPLNVTVCGGGRTGHLNAILFAQLPGVRVKLLTGNRRVAARHGQEDAVLTAFLPDGGTLGARADMVTDDAVLALHDADVVVITVPAHVRHALLRQIAPHLPMEKPVYVGAIPGFCGFDWLAEMELAQRPNAVIWGMKDVPHTAFALDPGVSVRMGGAKQQLYAGCHARERQSARQALLAHLSRLYEAPVGLLDSYLEITLTPGNPIMHSAVIYGLIGPYGQWHDRPLPAPLCWWTDCPELGAYFLARADEESQRLCHAVTRQLGVDLSSVKPLRQEIVEAYGEQIRDPSTMLSVLRTNQAYADIEAPLVPADGGGYLMDKSCRAFQEDVAYGLATLVEMGRRLGVDTPHLREIFDWNVTYMESLRASALDYFPEHWPR, encoded by the coding sequence ATGAGCGCGCCACCGCTGAACGTGACGGTCTGCGGCGGCGGCCGCACCGGACACCTGAATGCGATCCTGTTCGCGCAACTGCCGGGCGTGCGCGTGAAGCTCCTGACGGGCAATCGTCGCGTCGCCGCGCGCCACGGGCAGGAAGACGCAGTGCTGACCGCCTTCCTGCCGGACGGCGGGACGCTCGGCGCCCGTGCCGACATGGTGACTGACGATGCCGTCCTCGCCTTGCATGATGCCGATGTGGTCGTCATCACCGTGCCCGCCCACGTCCGTCATGCGCTGTTGCGACAGATCGCACCACACCTGCCAATGGAAAAGCCCGTCTACGTGGGTGCCATCCCGGGCTTCTGCGGATTCGACTGGCTGGCCGAGATGGAACTCGCGCAACGGCCGAACGCGGTGATCTGGGGCATGAAGGACGTGCCACATACTGCATTCGCACTGGACCCCGGGGTCAGCGTGCGCATGGGTGGCGCCAAGCAACAGCTCTATGCCGGCTGCCATGCGCGCGAGCGGCAGTCGGCACGGCAAGCCCTGCTGGCCCACCTGAGCCGGCTCTATGAAGCACCCGTGGGCCTGCTCGACAGCTACCTGGAGATCACCCTGACCCCCGGCAATCCGATCATGCACAGCGCCGTGATCTACGGACTGATCGGCCCTTACGGACAGTGGCATGACAGGCCCCTGCCCGCGCCTCTCTGCTGGTGGACCGACTGCCCCGAACTGGGTGCGTACTTCCTGGCCCGCGCCGACGAGGAAAGCCAGCGGCTATGCCATGCGGTCACGCGCCAGCTCGGCGTCGACCTGTCTTCGGTCAAGCCGCTCAGGCAGGAAATCGTCGAAGCCTACGGCGAGCAGATCCGTGACCCGTCGACCATGCTGTCGGTGCTGCGCACCAACCAGGCCTACGCGGATATCGAAGCCCCGCTGGTGCCGGCCGACGGTGGCGGGTACCTGATGGACAAGTCCTGCCGCGCCTTCCAGGAGGATGTGGCCTACGGACTGGCGACACTGGTGGAAATGGGCAGGCGGCTGGGCGTTGACACCCCCCACCTGCGCGAGATCTTCGACTGGAACGTCACCTACATGGAGAGCCTGCGCGCCTCCGCGCTCGACTACTTTCCCGAACACTGGCCACGGTAA
- a CDS encoding DUF3455 domain-containing protein, translated as MSVNARAAHPLAISMLVVACLLASCATGRDAPPPELQPADAGRVIATLRATGVQVYQCKRDQGGRLVWTFRAPEANLYDAYGKPAGKHYAGPTWEATDGSKVTGKVLRQAANAREADSIPLLLLQATSTGAPGLLSTARYVQRLNTQGGVALPQACSQEGIENRMPYRADYVFID; from the coding sequence ATGTCGGTGAATGCACGGGCCGCACACCCATTGGCCATCTCCATGCTCGTTGTTGCGTGCCTGCTGGCTTCCTGTGCAACAGGCCGCGACGCGCCACCGCCCGAGCTGCAGCCCGCCGACGCGGGCCGCGTCATTGCAACACTGCGCGCGACCGGCGTGCAGGTCTATCAATGCAAGCGTGACCAGGGCGGCCGGCTGGTGTGGACGTTCAGGGCACCCGAGGCCAATTTGTACGATGCGTATGGCAAGCCCGCCGGCAAGCATTACGCCGGGCCGACCTGGGAAGCGACCGATGGCAGCAAGGTGACAGGCAAGGTCCTGCGGCAGGCGGCCAACGCGCGCGAGGCGGACAGCATTCCGCTGTTGCTGCTGCAAGCGACCAGCACCGGCGCCCCCGGCCTGCTTTCGACCGCACGCTATGTCCAGCGACTCAATACGCAAGGTGGCGTGGCATTGCCGCAGGCGTGCAGTCAGGAAGGCATCGAGAATCGCATGCCTTACCGGGCCGATTACGTCTTTATCGACTGA
- the adh gene encoding aldehyde dehydrogenase translates to MNMAEIAQLGVSNPYKQQYENYIGGAWVPPAGGEYFEAITPITGKPFTRVPRSKQEDVDGALDAAHAAKAAWGRTSTTERANILNRIADRIEANLALLAVAETIDNGKPVRETMAADLPLAVDHFRYFAGCIRAQEGGISEIDAETIAYHFHEPLGVVGQIIPWNFPLLMATWKLAPALAAGNCVVLKPAEQTPASILVLMEVIGDLLPPGVINVINGFGLEAGKPLASSPRISKVAFTGETTTGRLIMQYASQNLIPVTLELGGKSPNIFFEDVLAADDAYFDKALEGFAMFALNQGEVCTCPSRALIQESIYDRFMERALKRVAAIRQGHPLDKGTMIGAQASAEQLEKILSYIDLGRKEGAQCLAGGERNQFDGDLAGGYYVKPTVFKGHNKMRIFQEEIFGPVVSVTTFKDEEEALAIANDTLYGLGAGVWTRDGARAFRMGRGIQAGRVWTNCYHAYPAHAAFGGYKQSGIGRENHRMMLDHYQQTKNLLVSYSPNALGFF, encoded by the coding sequence ATGAACATGGCCGAGATTGCCCAGCTGGGCGTCAGCAACCCCTACAAGCAGCAATACGAGAACTACATCGGCGGCGCCTGGGTGCCGCCGGCGGGCGGTGAATATTTCGAGGCCATCACGCCGATCACCGGCAAGCCGTTCACGCGCGTGCCGCGTTCGAAGCAGGAAGACGTCGATGGCGCGCTCGACGCCGCGCATGCCGCGAAGGCGGCCTGGGGCCGCACCTCGACCACCGAACGCGCCAATATCCTGAACCGGATTGCCGACCGCATCGAAGCCAACCTGGCGTTGCTGGCCGTGGCCGAAACCATCGACAACGGCAAGCCGGTGCGCGAGACCATGGCCGCGGACCTGCCGCTCGCCGTCGACCACTTCCGCTACTTTGCCGGCTGCATCCGCGCGCAGGAAGGCGGCATCTCCGAGATCGACGCCGAGACCATCGCCTACCACTTCCATGAGCCGCTTGGCGTGGTCGGGCAGATCATTCCCTGGAACTTCCCGCTGCTGATGGCCACCTGGAAGCTCGCGCCGGCCCTCGCCGCGGGCAACTGCGTGGTGCTCAAGCCCGCCGAACAGACGCCCGCGTCCATCCTCGTGCTGATGGAGGTGATCGGCGACCTGCTGCCGCCGGGCGTCATCAACGTCATCAACGGCTTTGGCCTGGAAGCGGGCAAGCCGCTGGCCTCGAGCCCGCGCATCAGCAAGGTCGCCTTCACCGGCGAGACCACCACGGGCCGGCTGATCATGCAGTACGCCTCGCAGAACCTGATCCCGGTCACGCTGGAGCTGGGCGGCAAGTCGCCCAACATCTTCTTCGAAGACGTGCTGGCCGCTGACGACGCCTACTTCGACAAGGCGCTGGAAGGCTTTGCCATGTTCGCGCTGAACCAGGGCGAGGTCTGCACGTGCCCGTCGCGCGCGCTGATCCAGGAATCGATCTACGACCGCTTCATGGAACGCGCGCTCAAGCGCGTGGCAGCGATCCGCCAGGGCCATCCGCTCGACAAGGGCACCATGATTGGCGCGCAGGCATCGGCCGAGCAGCTCGAGAAGATCCTGTCGTACATCGACCTGGGCCGCAAGGAAGGCGCGCAATGCCTGGCCGGCGGCGAGCGCAACCAGTTCGACGGCGACCTGGCGGGCGGCTACTACGTGAAGCCGACCGTGTTCAAGGGCCACAACAAGATGCGCATCTTCCAGGAGGAAATCTTCGGCCCGGTGGTGTCGGTCACCACCTTCAAGGATGAAGAGGAAGCGCTGGCCATTGCCAACGACACGCTCTATGGTCTGGGCGCGGGCGTATGGACGCGCGATGGCGCACGCGCGTTCCGCATGGGCCGCGGCATCCAGGCCGGCCGCGTGTGGACCAACTGCTACCACGCCTATCCGGCGCATGCCGCATTCGGGGGATACAAGCAGTCCGGCATTGGCCGCGAGAACCATCGCATGATGCTCGACCACTACCAGCAGACCAAGAACCTGCTGGTCAGCTACAGCCCGAACGCCCTCGGCTTCTTCTGA